The region GAGGTCTTGCCATGATCGACGGGATCAAGAGCGCCATGTCCGGGCTCCAGGCCCAGGCCAAACGGCTGGGGGTCACGGCCAACAACGTCGCCAACGTGGAATCGGATGGCTTCAAGAAGGGGCGGACCGTGCTGGCCGAAACAGCCGGCGGCGGCGTGACGGCCCGGGTGGAGACGGTGGCCACCCCCGGTCCGGAGGTGCTGGAGGAGACGGCGGCCGGCCTGGTGCTGGTGGAGAAATCCAACGTCGACCTGACCGAGGAGATGCCCCACATGCTCCTGGCCCGCCGGAGCTTCGAGGCCAACCTCAAGGTGATCCAGACCGGCGACGAGATGCTGGGCGCCCTCCTGGATCTCAAGACGTGATCGACCCGTCACGCGGCGGCCGACCCCATCGGGGCTGACCTGGCGCACCTGGCCCGGTGGCGGGCCGCGCGATTCCGAAAGGCCGCCCGGGATCTGCCTGAACCGGGCGGCGAGGCTTCTTCCTGCCCGCCCCTCGCCGGCCCAGGCCTTCGGCGGCCCCGAGCGGTCCCTCGGCGCCTTGAGCGAAAAGGGCTGACCGCTGGGCCGAATGGATCCTCACCGTACGCCAGACCTGCCGCCTCCGCCGCCTGCCCACCTTCCCCATCGCGGTCGCCGCCATCGCCGCCGCCAAAGGCCAAGCTCCGGCCCTCTCCCGGCTCAGGAAGGAACCGCGACTCCGCCACCTCACCCAGGCCCCCGAGCCGGCTCGGGCGTGGCCCCCCTGTGATCAGGCACCCGGGTGGGGGCACCCGTCACCGGATGGCGCCGCTGTAGAAATACCAGCCAAAGCCGGCGGTGAACAGGAGGTTGCCCCACAGGGCATGCTCAATGCTGGTGGCGAGCAGCGATTGGGAGCGGAGATAGCGCCACCCGAACAGGATGCCGCCGAAGCCGGACAGGACCGGCGCCAGCCAGTTGCCGTAGACGGCGTGGGCGATGCCGAAGCTTACGGCATTGACCAGGATGAGATGCCGGTCATCGGCGAACAGGGGGCGGTAGCGCTGGAAGAAGAAGGCCCGGAAGACCAGCTCCTGGGGATAGACCATGACGGCCGGGTAGAGGAGCATGACCAGGCCCCACAAAAAGGGCCGG is a window of Thermodesulfobacteriota bacterium DNA encoding:
- a CDS encoding flagellar basal body rod C-terminal domain-containing protein, producing the protein MIDGIKSAMSGLQAQAKRLGVTANNVANVESDGFKKGRTVLAETAGGGVTARVETVATPGPEVLEETAAGLVLVEKSNVDLTEEMPHMLLARRSFEANLKVIQTGDEMLGALLDLKT
- a CDS encoding CPBP family intramembrane glutamic endopeptidase, with protein sequence MYLVRFAMAFRIIPLVCGLALASGLYLARCDGFDRAMLWNTKALRRQLAEMLRIFLPLALVLTVAAWHFLPRQFLAFPRTRPFLWGLVMLLYPAVMVYPQELVFRAFFFQRYRPLFADDRHLILVNAVSFGIAHAVYGNWLAPVLSGFGGILFGWRYLRSQSLLATSIEHALWGNLLFTAGFGWYFYSGAIR